The Coffea arabica cultivar ET-39 chromosome 9e, Coffea Arabica ET-39 HiFi, whole genome shotgun sequence genome has a window encoding:
- the LOC113710357 gene encoding uncharacterized protein: MAEYKREAAKVTSIFVYPIKSCRGISVFRAPLSSTGFRWDRQWLVVNSKGRAYTQRVEPKLALVEVELPNEAFSDGWVPNNSSYMVIRAPSMDPLKVPLSKPSATADGVSVWEWSGSAFDEGDGASKWFSRYLGKPSRLVRFNEASETRNVDPNYAPGYKVMFSDQYPFLLASQGSLEALNKLLKEPIPINRFRPNILVDGCEPFAEDLWKEIRIQKLTFNGVKLCSRCKVPTINQETAIANSEPTETMKKFRSDKVLRPSKKPQGTKVYFGQNMVCSDSQIPGKGKMITVGNPVYVLKAFSSAADAAA; this comes from the exons ATGGCCGAGTATAAAAGAGAAGCAGCTAAAGTTACATCAATCTTTGTATACCCCATCAAATCTTGCCGTGGAATTTCTGTTTTTCGGGCACCCCTTTCTTCCACTG GGTTTCGATGGGATCGACAGTGGTTGGTAGTGAATTCCAAAGGCAGGGCTTATACACAGAGAGTAGAACCAAAGCTTGCTTTAGTTGAAGTAGAACTGCCAAATGAAGCATTCTCTGATGGTTGGGTTCCAAATAACAGCTCATACATGG TGATAAGAGCTCCTAGCATGGATCCACTGAAGGTTCCCTTATCTAAACCCTCTGCAACAGCTGATGGTGTCTCAGTCTGGGAGTGGTCTGGCTCTGCATTTGATGAGGGAGATGGTGCATCAAAATGGTTCTCCAGATATCTTGGAAAGCCCAGTAGATTAGTTCGTTTTAATGAAG CGTCAGAAACAAGGAATGTCGACCCTAACTATGCTCCTGGATACAAAGTCATGTTTTCTGACCAGTATCCCTTCCTCCTTGCATCCCAG GGATCATTAGAAGCCTTGAATAAACTTCTCAAGGAACCAATACCAATTAATCGTTTTAGGCCCAA TATTCTTGTTGATGGATGTGAACCATTTGCTGAGGACTTGTGGAAGGAGATCAGGATCCAGAAGTTAACATTCAATGGTGTCAAATTATGCTCTCGCTGTAAG GTACCCACAATTAATCAAGAAACTGCAATTGCAAACTCCGAGCCAACCGAGACTATGAAGAAGTTCCGTTCAGATAAAGTACTGCGCCCAAGCAAGAAACCGCAGGGCACCAAG GTGTATTTTGGACAGAACATGGTATGCTCCGACTCTCAAATTCCAGGAAAGGGAAAGATGATAACGGTGGGAAATCCTGTCTATGTCCTCAAGGCGTTCTCTTCTGCAGCTGATGCTGCAGCTTGA
- the LOC113709565 gene encoding pentatricopeptide repeat-containing protein At3g57430, chloroplastic-like, producing MSFPCTSAQALSQPPYPVSSVQTQIPKPPSQIKTYPQPPLSTTTTKTLFPPTITENPPKPTSHARSLTSWSKEFRSLTQAKRFEEAISTYIQMTTVGITPDNFIFPAVLKAATGLHDLNFGKQVHGSVVKLGYDYSSVTVANTLLHLYGSCGDVSEVFKVFDGMPERDQVSWNTMINALCKFEEWEMALEALRLMGNEGTEPSSFTLVSAALACSNLGGSDGLKLGKQVHGYSLRVDDCKTFTKNALMTMYAKLGSVGDSRAVFEVYANRDVVAWNTIISACQQNGQFYEALEHFRIMIIEGFMPDGMTLSSILPACSNLELLDIGKEIHAFVLRNEDLVENSFVASALVDMYCNCKQVESGRRVFDGTPERRLGIWNAMLAGYARNGFYENALMLFMDMMEIPGLLPNPTTIASVLPSCVHCEAFSNKEVIHGYIIKLGFARDRYVQNALMDLYSRIGKITVSEYIFSIMDSRDIVSWNTMITGCVVCGYHENALRLMHQMQEAEISMEWKDNHEGNLGTPIKPNSISLMTVLPGCAALSTLSKGKEIHAYSIRNALASDVAVGSALVDMYAKCGCLDLAKRFFDGMPTRNLISWNVIIMAYGMHGKGNEALELFNVMVVDGSRNGELRPNEVTFIAIFAACSHSGLVDEGRQLFHKMKEDHGIEPTADHYACVIDLLGRAGQLEEALQLINSMPIHCDKVGAWSSMLGACRVHRNVELAEISANNLIQLEPDVASHYVLLSNIYSSAGLWEKANNVRKNMKEKGVRKEPGCSWIEFGDEVHKFLAGDLSHPQSEQLYSFIDELSDKMKEEGYEPDTSCVLHNVDEEQKENLLCGHSERLAMAFGLLNTPPGTTIRVAKNLRVCNDCHAACKFISKIVEREIIVRDVRRFHHFKDGTCSCGDYW from the coding sequence ATGTCATTCCCCTGTACATCCGCACAAGCTCTTTCTCAGCCTCCCTACCCTGTTTCTTCTGTACAAACTCAAATTCCGAAGCCACCATCTCAGATAAAAACTTACCCTCAACCACCgctctccaccaccaccactaaAACTCTTTTTCCTCCGACCATCACTGAAAACCCACCAAAACCCACTTCACACGCACGTTCCTTAACCTCATGGAGCAAAGAATTTCGATCCCTGACCCAAGCCAAACGCTTCGAAGAGGCCATTTCCACCTACATTCAGATGACCACTGTAGGCATTACGCCGGACAACTTTATCTTTCCAGCGGTTTTGAAGGCCGCCACGGGTCTTCATGACTTGAATTTTGGAAAGCAGGTACATGGTTCTGTTGTTAAGCTTGGGTATGATTATTCGTCAGTTACCGTGGCCAATACCCTGCTGCATTTGTATGGGAGTTGTGGAGATGTGTCAGAAGTGTTCAAGGTATTTGATGGAATGCCTGAAAGAGATCAAGTGTCTTGGAATACGATGATTAATGCTTTGTGTAAATTTGAGGAGTGGGAAATGGCATTAGAAGCGTTAAGATTGATGGGTAATGAGGGAACTGAGCCTAGCTCCTTTACTTTGGTGAGTGCCGCACTGGCGTGTAGTAATTTGGGTGGTAGTGATGGGTTGAAGCTTGGGAAGCAAGTTCATGGGTATAGTTTGAGAGTGGATGATTGCAAGACTTTTACCAAGAATGCTTTGATGACTATGTACGCAAAACTAGGAAGTGTTGGTGATTCTAGGGCAGTATTTGAGGTTTATGCTAATCGTGATGTGGTTGCATGGAATACCATTATAAGTGCATGTCAACAGAATGGTCAATTTTATGAGGCATTGGAGCACTTCAGAATTATGATAATTGAGGGGTTCATGCCTGATGGCATGACACTTTCGAGTATTCTTCCTGCATGTTCTAATTTAGAGCTACTTGACATTGGGAAGGAAATTCATGCATTTGTTCTGAGGAATGAAGATTTGGTAGAGAACTCTTTCGTGGCAAGTGCATTGGTTGACATGTATTGCAATTGTAAACAGGTGGAAAGTGGGAGGAGAGTGTTTGATGGTACTCCAGAGAGGAGGCTTGGGATTTGGAATGCCATGCTTGCTGGTTATGCACGGAATGGATTTTATGAGAATGCCTTGATGCTTTTTATGGATATGATGGAGATTCCAGGGCTTCTGCCAAACCCAACCACAATTGCAAGTGTCTTGCCATCTTGCGTGCACTGTGAAGCATTTTCCAATAAAGAAGTCATTCATGGATATATAATAAAACTAGGTTTTGCTAGAGATCGGTATGTGCAAAATGCATTGATGGACTTGTACTCTAGGATTGGCAAGATAACTGTTTCAGAATATATCTTTTCAATCATGGACAGTAGAGATATTGTTTCTTGGAACACTATGATTACGGGCTGTGTAGTGTGTGGATACCATGAAAATGCACTTCGTCTAATGCATCAAATGCAAGAAGCAGAAATAAGCATGGAATGGAAGGATAACCATGAGGGCAATCTTGGAACTCCCATTAAACCAAATTCAATATCACTAATGACTGTCCTTCCTGGTTGTGCTGCCTTATCAACACTATCAAAGGGTAAAGAGATTCATGCCTATTCTATTAGAAATGCCCTTGCCTCAGATGTTGCTGTTGGTAGTGCCTTGGTTGATATGTATGCCAAATGTGGATGTCTAGATTTAGCAAAAAGGTTTTTTGATGGCATGCCTACCAGAAATTTGATCTCGTGGAATGTCATCATCATGGCTTACGGGATGCATGGGAAAGGAAACGAAGCCTTGGAACTTTTCAATGTTATGGTAGTGGATGGATCCAGAAATGGAGAACTGAGACCTAATGAAGTGACCTTTATTGCGATTTTTGCAGCATGCAGTCATTCTGGGTTGGTAGATGAAGGCCGGCAACTGTTTCATAAAATGAAAGAAGATCATGGGATTGAACCTACAGCGGACCACTATGCATGTGTTATTGACTTGCTTGGTCGAGCTGGTCAGCTTGAGGAAGCACTTCAACTCATCAATTCCATGCCCATACACTGTGACAAGGTAGGGGCTTGGAGCAGTATGCTTGGTGCttgccgggtccaccgaaatgtAGAACTTGCCGAAATTTCAGCAAACAATCTCATTCAGTTGGAGCCAGATGTTGCTAGCCACTATGTTTTACTATCTAACATTTACTCATCTGCTGGACTTTGGGAAAAAGCTAATAATGTCCGCAAGAACATGAAGGAAAAGGGAGTGAGAAAAGAACCTGGGTGCAGTTGGATTGAGTTTGGTGATGAGGTTCATAAGTTCTTGGCTGGAGACCTATCACACCCACAAAGTGAGCAGCTATACAGCTTTATTGATGAACTGTCAGATAAGATGAAAGAGGAGGGTTATGAGCCTGATACTTCCTGTGTACTTCACAATGTTGATGAAGAGCAGAAAGAGAATTTGCTGTGTGGACATAGTGAGAGATTAGCAATGGCCTTTGGTCTCCTAAATACCCCTCCTGGGACTACTATTCGAGTAGCCAAGAATCTTAGAGTTTGCAATGATTGTCATGCTGCTTGCAAATTCATTTCAAAGATTGTAGAGAGGGAGATCATTGTGAGAGATGTTCGCAGGTTCCATCATTTCAAGGATGGTACTTGCTCTTGTGGGGATTACTGGTGA
- the LOC113707903 gene encoding small ribosomal subunit protein mS33-like yields the protein MSFGSLKSVLAEAAIKGVTEARARIFGHILNPTGQRSAHKILRKKLIGEKVSQWYPHDIRHDDPLVMAQQEQERLDKLEMLKRRGKGPPKKGQGKKAAKRNKVSTPGK from the exons ATGAGCTTCGGGAGCTTGAAGAGCGTACTGGCTGAAGCAGCCATCAAAGGTGTGACTGAGGCAAGAGCTAGAATATTTGGGCATATACTTAACCCAACCGGGCAGAGATCGGCTCACAAGATTTTGCGCAAGAAGCTAATTGGTGAGAAGGTTTCGCAATGGTACCCTCACGACATCAGGCACGACGACCCTCTTGTCATGGCCCAACAGGAGCAAGA GCGCCTGGACAAGCTTGAGATGTTAAAACGTCGTGGAAAAGGACCACCGAAGAAGGGTCAAGGAAAGAAAGCTGCAAAGCGCAACAAAGTCAGCACCCCTGGGAAATAG
- the LOC113710358 gene encoding large ribosomal subunit protein eL38z/eL38y produces the protein MPKQIHEIKDFLLTARRKDARSVKIKRSKDVVKFKVRCSKYLYTLCVFDSEKADKLKQSLPPGLSVQDL, from the exons CCGAAGCAAATACACGAGATTAAGGATTTCCTTCTCACTGCTAGAAGGAAGGATGCGCGTTCCGTGAAGATAAAGAGGAGCAAAGATGTGGTGAAGTTCAAGGTTCGCTGCTCTAAGTATCTGTACACACTCTGCGTCTTCGACTCCGAGAAGGCTGACAAGTTGAAGCAATCACTTCCCCCAG GTTTGAGCGTGCAGGACCTGTGA